A window from Enterocloster bolteae encodes these proteins:
- a CDS encoding TRAP transporter small permease, protein MKTLLKLDQAIETIQTWFCALMFIMILIFGTIQVFGRFVLSSAPPWTEEAMRFCGIYLTFIGSALTVRADAHVSVDILIGFLKDNKIRAGLFVVSRLICVVFLIAFFPGAITLVQKSGNSLGAAIRIPYSYIYAAAPAGIIMMLCAYASAIPKLARQYAKGEK, encoded by the coding sequence ATGAAGACATTGCTTAAACTGGACCAGGCTATTGAAACAATTCAGACCTGGTTTTGCGCACTGATGTTTATAATGATTCTCATTTTTGGTACAATACAGGTCTTTGGCCGTTTTGTTCTGAGTTCTGCGCCTCCATGGACAGAAGAGGCCATGCGGTTCTGCGGAATTTATCTTACCTTTATCGGGTCCGCATTGACTGTCAGGGCGGACGCACACGTATCTGTGGATATTCTCATAGGATTTTTGAAGGATAATAAAATCCGGGCCGGACTGTTTGTGGTTTCCAGGCTCATATGCGTGGTATTTTTGATTGCATTTTTTCCGGGAGCCATTACCCTGGTACAAAAAAGTGGCAATTCCCTGGGGGCGGCTATCAGAATTCCCTATTCTTACATTTATGCGGCGGCGCCGGCCGGTATTATCATGATGCTCTGCGCTTATGCCAGTGCCATACCGAAATTGGCCCGACAATATGCAAAGGGGGAAAAATAG
- a CDS encoding TRAP transporter large permease: MITIAIITLLIFLVLGVPVSFAIGLSGLLAIVMGSDVPSFMAVQQAIRGMNSFSLMAGPLFILAGEILGAAKLSKRILDFCRACISQLRGGLGMVSVMANMIFAGISGSGAATMSAVSTLTVPELKKAGYDRAFIASMIAGSGALAPIIPPSTNMIVYASLTGFSVGKLFMGGIIPGLLIGFALMGMCYWYARKYNVDAGTSTLDLHVVWKSFKDAFFALITPIIIIAGVVSGIFTATESGIIACLYALICGLFIYRTLKLKDLLGIFKRATSSSAMLMMIMGISNIYSYIFARENLADTIKTFMLSVSTNPTVVVLIIIGIMLVIGCFMETLAATAVILPIVYPLVMSLGVDPLMFGVLFSIATVVGALTPPVGLYLFLSMSIAEAPFKEAIRYTVPVVLIILAVMVLMLIWPPLVTFVPHLLMGT, from the coding sequence ATGATTACAATAGCTATTATTACGCTTTTGATTTTTCTGGTACTGGGCGTTCCGGTCAGCTTTGCCATTGGTCTGTCAGGACTCCTGGCAATTGTTATGGGCAGCGATGTGCCGTCCTTTATGGCCGTTCAGCAGGCAATCCGCGGTATGAATTCGTTCTCTCTGATGGCAGGTCCTTTATTTATTCTGGCGGGTGAAATTCTGGGAGCCGCAAAGCTTTCCAAACGTATACTGGACTTTTGCCGGGCCTGTATCTCGCAGCTTAGGGGCGGTCTTGGCATGGTGTCGGTTATGGCTAATATGATTTTTGCCGGAATATCAGGATCGGGAGCCGCCACTATGAGCGCAGTCAGCACACTTACAGTACCGGAACTAAAAAAGGCCGGGTATGACCGTGCATTTATTGCTTCCATGATAGCCGGTTCCGGTGCCCTTGCTCCTATTATCCCGCCCAGCACCAACATGATTGTCTATGCGTCACTTACCGGATTTTCTGTGGGAAAGCTGTTTATGGGCGGAATCATTCCAGGCCTTTTGATTGGTTTTGCGCTTATGGGTATGTGTTATTGGTATGCCAGGAAATATAACGTAGACGCAGGGACCAGTACACTGGATTTGCACGTTGTATGGAAGTCATTTAAGGATGCGTTTTTTGCGCTCATAACCCCAATCATTATTATTGCCGGTGTTGTGTCAGGCATATTTACCGCCACGGAGTCAGGCATTATCGCCTGCCTTTACGCTCTGATTTGCGGCTTGTTTATCTACCGTACCTTAAAGCTTAAGGATTTGCTGGGAATATTTAAGAGAGCTACATCATCATCGGCTATGCTTATGATGATTATGGGAATCTCTAATATCTACTCTTATATATTTGCCAGGGAGAATCTGGCCGATACCATTAAGACCTTTATGCTTTCCGTTTCCACGAATCCCACTGTGGTGGTTCTGATTATTATTGGAATTATGCTGGTAATAGGATGTTTTATGGAAACTCTGGCTGCCACAGCTGTAATACTTCCAATCGTATATCCGTTGGTGATGAGCCTTGGTGTAGATCCGCTGATGTTCGGTGTGCTCTTTTCAATCGCTACCGTAGTCGGAGCATTGACGCCTCCGGTAGGCTTATACTTATTCTTGTCAATGAGCATTGCAGAGGCTCCGTTTAAGGAGGCCATACGCTATACGGTTCCGGTAGTACTGATTATTCTCGCGGTTATGGTGCTGATGTTAATCTGGCCGCCGCTAGTTACCTTTGTCCCACATCTGTTAATGGGCACATGA
- a CDS encoding glycine/betaine/sarcosine/D-proline family reductase selenoprotein B produces the protein METKKWRVVCYVNQFFGQIGGEDMAHVGFSVEDKPVGPAVLFQNLMKNDCEVVGTIICGDNYFAENIERAVVEGVELVRSMKPDLFIAGPAYNAGRYGISCGNMAAAVGRELGIPTVTGMYPENPAADLFRKDTYIVKTEILSSTLRKAAPVMCSIGLRLLKGEHIAGAQEEGYIIRDIILNEEQPLNAAERSIEMLMKKMRGEAFKSELLPPAFDVVDPAPPVQDLKTARLALVTDGGLIPESNPDKLKPNGSTTVGCYNWDSLMSDKYFVIHSGYDGTWVMENPYRLLPVDVLREIIEEKKLGYLDPQVYVTCGNCASVAAAKVKGEQIAKGLLDKGITAAILTSTUGTSTRCGATIVKEIERVGIPVTQICAVVDIAKSVGSSRILRGFAITCPVGNPSLSQTDEKVSRRRYVEKALSMLTKPGSRGAVEDVL, from the coding sequence ATGGAGACAAAAAAATGGAGAGTTGTCTGCTATGTCAATCAGTTTTTTGGCCAGATTGGCGGCGAAGACATGGCTCACGTGGGATTCAGTGTAGAGGATAAACCAGTAGGCCCGGCGGTTCTTTTCCAAAATTTGATGAAAAATGACTGTGAAGTAGTGGGAACCATTATCTGCGGTGATAATTATTTCGCCGAGAATATTGAGCGTGCTGTGGTTGAGGGGGTAGAACTGGTTCGCTCTATGAAGCCGGATCTTTTTATCGCCGGACCTGCCTATAATGCCGGACGTTATGGGATCAGCTGCGGTAATATGGCAGCAGCGGTGGGAAGGGAATTGGGGATACCCACAGTGACGGGGATGTATCCGGAAAATCCAGCAGCTGATTTATTCCGTAAAGATACATATATTGTAAAAACAGAGATTCTTTCCTCCACCCTGAGAAAGGCGGCTCCTGTCATGTGCAGTATAGGGCTGCGTCTGCTAAAAGGAGAACACATTGCAGGTGCACAGGAGGAAGGCTACATTATCCGGGATATCATTCTGAATGAGGAGCAGCCCCTAAATGCGGCGGAACGTTCAATTGAAATGCTTATGAAAAAGATGAGAGGGGAAGCCTTTAAGAGTGAGCTTCTGCCGCCTGCCTTTGATGTGGTGGATCCGGCGCCTCCAGTACAGGATTTAAAAACAGCCCGTTTAGCGTTGGTGACTGACGGCGGTTTGATTCCGGAGAGCAACCCTGATAAGCTGAAACCAAATGGAAGCACTACTGTGGGGTGTTATAACTGGGATAGCCTGATGTCTGATAAATACTTTGTAATCCATAGTGGTTATGATGGGACTTGGGTAATGGAAAATCCTTACCGCTTGTTACCTGTGGATGTGCTGCGGGAGATAATAGAAGAAAAAAAGCTGGGATATCTGGACCCCCAGGTCTATGTTACCTGCGGTAACTGTGCTTCTGTAGCAGCCGCAAAAGTAAAAGGGGAGCAGATTGCCAAAGGACTGTTGGATAAGGGAATTACTGCCGCCATTCTTACCTCTACATGAGGTACCAGCACTCGCTGCGGAGCAACGATTGTGAAGGAAATCGAGCGTGTGGGAATTCCAGTCACTCAAATATGTGCGGTTGTGGATATTGCAAAGTCTGTGGGAAGCTCACGGATTCTTCGTGGATTTGCCATTACCTGTCCGGTGGGAAACCCATCCTTAAGCCAAACGGACGAGAAGGTTTCACGGCGCCGTTATGTGGAGAAAGCGCTGAGCATGCTGACAAAGCCGGGTTCCAGGGGGGCTGTGGAGGACGTGCTGTAA
- a CDS encoding MurR/RpiR family transcriptional regulator, whose amino-acid sequence MGENISNGTLYDRVEEKRGSLSKKELETAEYMAAHQEQLIYSSITDLAERAGSSEATVTRVCGKLGYRGFQALKVGVARELTTPQEKIHENLEADSPAEVIIEKIFSSAIETLSMTQKSINVKAVAASIDALCRARRIIIIGNGNSASIAADAQHKFLRLDLNAHAYTDDHMQMIAVSSMTDQDVLLAISYSGSSRNVVEAAHQAKEQGATVISLTNEGSSPVSKLADICLNTYSQETRYRTYAISSRMAELTIIDTIYTGVALRLGDKAIANFEALERALVVKKY is encoded by the coding sequence ATGGGAGAAAATATAAGCAATGGTACTTTATATGACCGTGTAGAAGAAAAACGTGGATCTTTATCTAAAAAGGAGCTGGAAACAGCGGAATATATGGCTGCACATCAGGAACAGCTAATCTATTCATCTATAACGGATCTGGCAGAGAGAGCAGGAAGCAGTGAGGCTACTGTTACCAGAGTCTGTGGGAAACTGGGATACAGGGGATTTCAGGCATTAAAAGTGGGGGTGGCCAGAGAACTCACAACTCCTCAGGAGAAAATACATGAGAACCTTGAAGCTGATTCGCCGGCAGAGGTTATCATAGAAAAGATATTTTCCAGTGCTATAGAAACCTTGTCCATGACACAGAAATCCATCAATGTTAAGGCAGTTGCAGCCAGTATAGATGCATTGTGCCGGGCCAGACGCATCATTATTATAGGTAACGGAAACTCTGCATCTATTGCTGCGGATGCCCAGCATAAGTTTTTGCGGTTGGATTTGAATGCCCACGCCTATACAGATGATCATATGCAGATGATCGCAGTGTCCTCGATGACAGACCAGGATGTGCTGCTGGCGATTTCCTATTCCGGCAGTTCCAGAAATGTAGTGGAAGCTGCCCATCAGGCTAAGGAGCAGGGGGCTACTGTGATTTCACTGACCAATGAGGGCAGTTCGCCTGTTTCAAAGCTGGCGGATATTTGCCTGAATACATATTCTCAGGAGACTAGATATCGTACCTATGCTATTTCTTCCCGTATGGCAGAACTTACTATTATTGATACTATCTATACCGGCGTGGCGCTGCGGCTGGGGGATAAAGCAATCGCTAATTTCGAAGCACTGGAGCGGGCGCTGGTTGTAAAAAAATATTAG
- a CDS encoding glycine/sarcosine/betaine reductase component B subunit, whose product MKLTVETIRIQDLQFGEETCFRDGILYVNKEDILAFAASEPCFETLKIDISYPGDSTRIINVVDVVQPRCKVSGNIDWPGVLTEEYEIAGTGVTRAVEGAGIVLCQNDTYWSRKWGSFDMSGECAAMNPYAKMPELVIEPMAPENADFRDYREALRRIGYKTSVLLAKVTLGCKANTSETFDNETQYPDLPSVAYSYQIYSKQYDTQNYREPMVYGNAVPDSLPLVMQPTEILDGAISLCGGFRCITTYEIQNHPIIVNLMRRHGKDLNFAGVLITVTSVEAKHRYLVSKMAANLLKEVFHADGVIVTKGVGGASTLCVGAIASEAEKLGIKAVPVIQILNGKSNLGIECMISEKNVDSIVCSGTYYHNFTLPPVETLLGGPQDALYLSGDDGVIGGHKIATGDPAKGQVRSTYMKQVGLMSQIGYSHGMAVDY is encoded by the coding sequence ATGAAATTAACAGTTGAGACCATTCGGATTCAGGATTTGCAGTTCGGAGAAGAAACCTGTTTCCGGGATGGTATTCTATATGTAAATAAAGAGGATATTCTGGCTTTTGCGGCGTCAGAACCTTGCTTTGAAACCCTGAAGATCGATATTTCTTACCCGGGTGATTCTACCCGTATTATAAATGTGGTAGACGTGGTACAGCCCCGCTGTAAGGTTTCAGGAAATATTGACTGGCCCGGTGTTCTCACCGAAGAGTATGAGATTGCAGGAACCGGTGTTACCAGGGCAGTGGAAGGGGCAGGAATTGTCCTTTGCCAAAATGATACATATTGGTCCAGAAAATGGGGGTCCTTCGATATGAGCGGTGAATGTGCAGCGATGAATCCCTATGCAAAGATGCCGGAACTTGTGATTGAGCCTATGGCACCGGAAAATGCTGATTTTAGAGACTACAGGGAAGCTTTGCGCCGGATAGGGTATAAGACCAGTGTATTGCTGGCAAAGGTTACGCTGGGATGCAAGGCCAATACATCGGAGACATTTGACAATGAGACCCAGTATCCGGACCTGCCAAGTGTGGCTTATTCCTACCAGATTTACTCCAAGCAGTATGACACGCAGAACTACCGGGAACCCATGGTATATGGAAATGCGGTTCCGGACAGTCTTCCATTAGTCATGCAGCCCACAGAGATATTGGATGGAGCTATTTCCCTGTGCGGAGGATTCCGGTGTATTACCACATATGAGATTCAAAACCATCCGATTATTGTAAATCTTATGCGCCGCCATGGTAAGGATTTGAATTTCGCGGGCGTTCTGATTACGGTGACATCCGTGGAAGCCAAACACCGCTATCTGGTGTCAAAGATGGCTGCCAATCTGTTGAAGGAGGTATTTCATGCCGACGGTGTAATTGTAACAAAAGGGGTGGGGGGAGCATCCACGCTCTGCGTTGGAGCTATTGCCAGTGAAGCCGAAAAGCTGGGAATAAAGGCGGTTCCGGTCATACAAATACTCAATGGAAAGAGCAATTTGGGGATAGAGTGTATGATTAGTGAAAAAAATGTGGATTCCATTGTCTGCTCAGGTACTTATTACCATAACTTTACTCTTCCGCCGGTGGAAACTCTGTTGGGCGGGCCTCAGGATGCCCTTTATCTCAGTGGAGACGACGGTGTAATCGGAGGTCATAAAATAGCTACGGGAGATCCCGCAAAAGGGCAGGTGCGTTCCACCTATATGAAACAGGTGGGACTTATGAGCCAGATTGGTTATTCACATGGAATGGCAGTAGATTATTAA
- a CDS encoding TRAP transporter substrate-binding protein: MKKRLIRVMSSLMFVCLLAGCGSKSSSGNAVSEAPSKNEGTESVAEVAASGNAEITLEFGHIQNPGHALAIAPEEFKALVEEKSGGRVAVNIYPSSQLGSAREMMEQVTMGTLDMTCCDTADWAAALNIPELAVFNMPFLTKDLATQAELIRTIIPEEVPKMLEGSGTRLLMTYSNGIRQPLLKNKPITCLEDIKGLKMRTAETPLYVNLWNALGASTVTSAWSEAYTLLQQGVADAVEADVTGLVNQNLQEQGKYLSKIGHLGAIYCVFINEDKWNSIPEDLQGIISECALESQEKQLSSRQASDDAAEKVMADAGVEINEISQEERSRMKDACQSIYDEYINNYNLGDLIDRMLALNN, from the coding sequence ATGAAAAAAAGATTGATTCGTGTTATGTCGTCATTGATGTTCGTATGCTTACTGGCAGGCTGTGGCAGCAAAAGCAGTTCAGGAAACGCAGTAAGTGAAGCTCCTTCAAAGAACGAAGGAACGGAAAGTGTGGCGGAGGTGGCTGCCTCAGGAAATGCAGAAATAACCCTGGAATTTGGGCATATCCAGAATCCCGGTCATGCATTGGCCATTGCTCCGGAAGAGTTTAAGGCTCTGGTGGAAGAAAAGTCCGGCGGCCGGGTAGCAGTCAATATTTATCCCTCCAGCCAATTAGGGTCTGCCCGTGAAATGATGGAGCAGGTTACGATGGGAACCCTGGATATGACATGCTGCGATACTGCTGACTGGGCGGCTGCTCTCAATATACCTGAATTGGCTGTATTTAATATGCCGTTCCTTACAAAGGATTTGGCAACCCAGGCAGAACTAATCCGCACTATTATTCCGGAGGAAGTACCTAAAATGCTGGAGGGATCCGGAACCCGCCTTCTCATGACCTATTCCAACGGTATCAGGCAGCCTCTTTTAAAAAATAAACCTATTACATGTCTGGAGGATATAAAGGGGCTTAAAATGAGAACAGCAGAGACGCCTCTGTATGTCAACCTTTGGAATGCACTTGGCGCCAGCACGGTTACATCCGCCTGGAGTGAGGCATACACCCTTCTTCAGCAGGGAGTGGCTGATGCGGTGGAAGCAGATGTAACGGGCTTGGTGAATCAGAACCTTCAGGAGCAGGGGAAATATCTCTCTAAAATCGGTCATTTAGGCGCAATCTACTGTGTATTTATCAATGAAGACAAGTGGAATTCCATACCGGAGGATTTACAGGGCATAATATCAGAATGTGCTCTGGAAAGCCAGGAAAAACAGTTGTCCAGCCGTCAGGCTTCAGATGATGCAGCTGAGAAAGTTATGGCAGATGCTGGCGTTGAAATCAACGAGATTTCTCAGGAAGAGCGCAGCCGAATGAAGGATGCATGCCAGTCCATCTATGATGAATATATAAATAATTACAACCTGGGCGACCTCATCGACCGCATGCTGGCATTGAATAATTAA
- a CDS encoding glycerol dehydrogenase, producing MVNSTTRAFGSPFKYVQGPGEFNHLPEYSKPYGKACVIIDSFLYAELNQKLENTYGESEGEFFSICFKGECCDDEVQRICEIARSNGAALIVGVGGGKTLDTAKLCADSVDLPVIIVPTSASTDAPVSEIAVLYTADGEYIGSRKMKHNAHLVLVDSEIIVKAPKRLFVAGMGDALATYPEALACQGSDSPNYIAGGRRRCKAGMAIAKSSWDILFSDGRSALTALERGVITESLENVIEANTLLSGLGFLNTGLATAHGIHSGLTMIPSTHKYLHGEKVAFGIVCQMVMENTPAETVDKVMRFMVDIGLPVTLEQLDVEPIEENITAIAKKTADGPLVHQEPVFITEKIVYDAILMADELGKKYRGM from the coding sequence ATGGTTAATTCAACAACGAGAGCCTTTGGCAGTCCTTTTAAGTACGTTCAGGGACCAGGAGAATTTAATCACCTGCCGGAGTATTCAAAACCTTATGGAAAGGCATGTGTGATTATTGATAGTTTTTTGTATGCAGAGTTAAACCAAAAATTGGAAAATACATATGGAGAAAGTGAGGGGGAGTTTTTTTCTATCTGTTTTAAAGGAGAATGCTGCGACGATGAGGTGCAAAGGATTTGTGAAATTGCCAGAAGTAATGGCGCAGCTCTTATTGTAGGTGTAGGCGGAGGTAAAACGCTGGATACCGCCAAGCTTTGTGCCGATAGCGTGGACCTGCCTGTTATCATTGTTCCCACATCTGCCTCTACAGATGCTCCGGTCAGTGAGATTGCTGTGCTCTATACAGCGGATGGGGAATATATAGGTTCAAGAAAGATGAAACACAATGCTCATTTAGTGCTGGTGGACAGCGAGATTATCGTTAAAGCACCGAAGCGTTTGTTTGTAGCCGGTATGGGGGATGCTCTGGCTACTTATCCGGAAGCCTTAGCCTGCCAAGGTTCTGATTCTCCTAACTATATTGCAGGCGGCCGGCGCCGCTGCAAAGCTGGTATGGCTATTGCTAAATCCAGCTGGGATATTCTTTTTTCTGACGGACGCAGTGCCTTGACGGCATTAGAACGGGGAGTCATTACGGAGTCCTTGGAGAATGTGATTGAGGCGAATACCCTATTAAGCGGCCTCGGTTTTCTGAATACAGGATTGGCTACAGCCCATGGCATCCATTCTGGTTTGACCATGATACCTTCCACTCACAAATATCTTCATGGAGAGAAAGTGGCCTTTGGCATCGTATGCCAGATGGTAATGGAAAACACACCTGCAGAGACTGTGGATAAGGTAATGCGTTTTATGGTGGATATCGGCCTGCCCGTCACGTTAGAACAGCTGGATGTGGAACCAATAGAGGAAAATATCACAGCGATTGCAAAAAAGACAGCAGATGGACCTCTGGTTCATCAGGAACCAGTTTTCATAACAGAGAAAATAGTATATGACGCTATTTTGATGGCGGATGAGCTGGGTAAGAAATATAGGGGTATGTAA
- the xylB gene encoding xylulokinase, translating to MKKLFGVDFGTGGCKATVIDLEGNILASAFQEYPSEHKKPGWSEQDPALWIEAFINTVTACRTQMNDGFDGMLGLAVTASTHNAVLLDGNGQVIRHCIMWNDQRSGEQCRYLKEKHGEEIFKIGMQMPTPTWTLPQLQWVRENEPENYKKIRRLMFTKDYIRSWVTGDFCTDIVDAQGSLLFDARKQCWSEELCNMVGLPVEVLPEIRKTKEIVGTVREEVSKQTGLPGGLPVIAGCSDTAAEDFSAGAVKNGQIIIKLATAGNVNLVTDQAVPHDKTFTYPYSVEGKWYTVTATNSCASAYRWMRDSLYPAEKEQCDREGRDVYLLMDEQAASVELGCQGLLFHPYLLGERCPYFNPNARGDFFGVSMVHKKGHFARALLEGVAFSLYDCLQVLKEFTDNMEDIVIIGGGAKSPLWCQIVSDIFGLEVKMPQNAESSFGGALLAGVGVGAFADELEAAGKCIRMKKTYYPDMENHKKYMELFKIYKEIADMSGSVWKKLAEFSA from the coding sequence ATGAAAAAATTATTTGGTGTAGATTTTGGTACCGGAGGATGTAAGGCTACTGTGATTGACTTAGAGGGGAATATCCTGGCATCAGCTTTTCAGGAATATCCATCTGAACATAAAAAACCAGGATGGTCCGAACAGGACCCGGCCCTTTGGATTGAGGCATTTATCAATACCGTTACTGCCTGCCGGACGCAGATGAATGACGGATTTGATGGTATGCTGGGTCTGGCAGTTACCGCTTCCACTCATAATGCAGTTTTACTGGATGGAAACGGACAGGTAATCAGACACTGTATTATGTGGAATGATCAGAGAAGCGGGGAACAGTGCCGTTATTTAAAGGAGAAGCATGGGGAAGAGATTTTTAAAATTGGAATGCAGATGCCGACTCCTACATGGACACTGCCGCAGCTTCAGTGGGTTAGAGAGAATGAACCGGAAAATTATAAGAAAATCCGCCGTCTCATGTTTACAAAGGATTATATCCGTTCCTGGGTTACAGGAGATTTCTGTACGGATATTGTAGATGCTCAGGGCAGTCTGCTTTTTGATGCCAGGAAACAATGCTGGTCAGAGGAACTATGCAATATGGTGGGATTGCCGGTGGAGGTTCTTCCGGAGATTCGAAAGACAAAGGAGATTGTAGGAACGGTACGGGAGGAAGTGTCTAAACAGACAGGCCTGCCAGGAGGGCTGCCGGTTATAGCAGGCTGTTCCGATACAGCAGCAGAGGATTTCAGCGCGGGTGCTGTAAAAAATGGTCAGATTATCATTAAGCTGGCAACTGCCGGCAATGTCAATCTGGTTACAGACCAGGCGGTGCCTCACGATAAGACATTTACATACCCCTATTCTGTGGAAGGAAAATGGTACACCGTTACGGCTACCAACAGCTGCGCATCTGCGTACCGCTGGATGAGAGACAGTCTTTACCCTGCGGAAAAGGAACAGTGTGACAGGGAGGGAAGAGATGTTTATCTTTTAATGGATGAGCAGGCCGCATCAGTAGAATTAGGCTGTCAGGGACTTTTGTTCCACCCCTATCTACTGGGTGAACGCTGCCCCTATTTTAATCCAAATGCCAGAGGCGATTTCTTTGGAGTGAGCATGGTCCACAAAAAAGGGCATTTTGCCAGAGCGCTGTTGGAGGGCGTTGCATTCAGCCTTTATGATTGCCTTCAGGTACTTAAGGAGTTTACGGATAACATGGAAGATATCGTGATTATAGGAGGCGGAGCGAAAAGCCCGCTGTGGTGTCAAATTGTCAGCGATATATTTGGCTTGGAGGTGAAAATGCCTCAAAATGCGGAATCTTCATTTGGCGGCGCGCTTTTGGCTGGTGTTGGTGTGGGGGCATTTGCCGATGAGTTAGAAGCGGCAGGAAAATGCATTCGCATGAAAAAGACTTATTACCCCGATATGGAAAATCATAAAAAGTATATGGAATTATTTAAAATTTATAAGGAAATAGCAGATATGTCGGGCAGCGTATGGAAAAAACTGGCAGAGTTTTCAGCGTAA
- the spoVT gene encoding stage V sporulation protein T — protein sequence MKATGIVRRIDDLGRVVIPKEIRRTLRLREGTPLEIFTDREGEIILKKYSPMMELTSFAVQYAEAMAQSTGLFVCITDRDQVIAVAGGAKKDLLQRNISRQLEQAINERSTVIAAREDKAFIQLVDEELEGISAQVVAPIICEGDAIGAVALMSREPRAKFGDAEMKLASTAAGFLGRQMEG from the coding sequence ATGAAAGCTACAGGAATAGTCAGAAGAATTGATGATCTGGGCCGTGTGGTCATTCCAAAGGAAATTCGGAGGACCCTGAGGCTCAGGGAAGGTACGCCGTTAGAGATATTCACAGACAGGGAAGGAGAAATCATCCTTAAAAAATACTCGCCTATGATGGAGCTCACCTCATTTGCCGTGCAGTATGCAGAGGCCATGGCACAGTCCACCGGCCTTTTCGTATGCATCACGGACAGGGACCAGGTCATAGCTGTGGCAGGAGGGGCCAAAAAGGACCTGCTCCAGAGAAATATCAGCCGTCAGCTGGAACAGGCAATCAATGAGCGCAGCACTGTCATCGCTGCCAGGGAAGACAAGGCATTTATCCAGTTAGTGGACGAGGAGCTGGAGGGAATCAGCGCCCAGGTGGTGGCGCCTATTATCTGCGAAGGCGACGCCATTGGCGCCGTGGCTCTCATGAGCCGTGAGCCAAGGGCCAAGTTCGGGGACGCCGAGATGAAGCTGGCATCCACGGCTGCCGGGTTTCTGGGACGGCAGATGGAAGGCTAA
- a CDS encoding NlpC/P60 family protein, translated as MGINGNRGRQRKAILILAVLVLAVQAPLPGRASPVTRAEQERRRVEEEKSRAESEAQQLEEKLGQSRQKEQALEEELVRLLALKDILESDMEELKTQIQVADRDYRQAEEKRQRQYDILKKRIQFLYEEGDITYLDILLKAKNIGDVVSQTEYFRQLYEYDQEIIQRYEKLKQEAAGKKELLEEKQSQLEVMEEENESQQKELEGFIAARQKESSSFALELEAAQARAAQAAGEVIRKTEEIRILRARQEEDRIRQEKERIRQEQESAGREPGSAGQASGGAGTAGGRPVKSIGGTEFGRNVADYALQFVGNPYVYGGTSLTGGTDCSGYTQSVYRHFGVSIPRTSGEQAGFGREIPYEEMEPGDLVCYSGHVAMYIGGGRIVHASSRKEGIKVSNDPAYRTIVSIRRPWQ; from the coding sequence ATGGGAATCAATGGTAACCGGGGGCGCCAAAGGAAGGCGATACTGATTTTGGCAGTCCTTGTGCTGGCGGTCCAGGCGCCTTTGCCGGGCCGGGCATCACCTGTCACGAGGGCTGAACAGGAGAGGCGCAGGGTAGAGGAGGAGAAGTCCAGGGCAGAGTCTGAGGCGCAGCAGCTGGAAGAGAAGCTGGGGCAGTCCAGACAGAAAGAACAGGCCCTGGAGGAAGAATTGGTAAGGCTGCTGGCCCTTAAGGATATACTGGAATCCGATATGGAAGAGCTGAAGACCCAGATTCAGGTGGCAGACAGGGATTACCGTCAGGCCGAGGAAAAACGGCAGAGACAGTATGACATCCTTAAAAAGAGGATTCAGTTCCTGTATGAGGAGGGGGATATCACATATCTGGATATCCTTTTAAAGGCAAAGAACATAGGGGATGTAGTCAGCCAGACCGAATATTTCAGGCAGCTTTATGAATACGACCAGGAAATTATACAGAGATATGAGAAGCTAAAGCAGGAAGCTGCCGGGAAAAAGGAGCTGCTGGAGGAGAAACAATCCCAGCTTGAGGTCATGGAAGAGGAAAATGAGTCCCAGCAAAAGGAACTGGAAGGATTCATTGCGGCGAGGCAAAAGGAGAGCAGCAGTTTTGCCCTTGAACTGGAGGCGGCCCAGGCCCGTGCAGCCCAGGCTGCCGGGGAAGTGATAAGGAAAACAGAAGAAATACGTATCCTCAGGGCAAGGCAGGAGGAAGATCGTATCAGGCAGGAGAAAGAGCGCATCAGGCAGGAGCAGGAAAGCGCAGGGCGGGAGCCAGGAAGCGCAGGACAGGCATCAGGAGGCGCAGGCACAGCCGGCGGCCGGCCTGTGAAAAGCATAGGCGGCACTGAATTCGGCAGAAATGTGGCAGACTATGCCCTGCAGTTTGTAGGCAATCCCTATGTATACGGAGGTACAAGCCTTACCGGCGGAACAGACTGTTCCGGTTATACCCAGTCGGTATACCGGCATTTCGGCGTCAGCATTCCCAGGACGTCGGGGGAACAGGCGGGATTTGGCAGGGAGATACCATATGAGGAAATGGAGCCGGGTGATCTGGTCTGCTATTCCGGCCATGTGGCCATGTATATCGGAGGAGGCCGCATTGTACACGCCAGTTCCAGAAAAGAAGGCATTAAGGTGAGCAATGATCCGGCCTACCGGACCATTGTATCCATACGCAGGCCATGGCAGTAA